A genomic window from Salvia hispanica cultivar TCC Black 2014 chromosome 5, UniMelb_Shisp_WGS_1.0, whole genome shotgun sequence includes:
- the LOC125187474 gene encoding WAT1-related protein At5g07050, with amino-acid sequence MEGKNCCCTSFYDKAKPYIAMISLQFGYAGMNIITKVSLNRGMSHYVLVVYRHAFATAVIAPFALILERKVRPKITFTIFMHLFVLALLGPVIDQNLYYAGLKFTSPTFSCAMSNMLPAMTFVMAVICRMEKVDMKKVRCQAKVVGTLVTVGGAMLMTVYKGHEINMVWSHYTHSNVPAPNQEDADKDWVRGSILLIIATFAWASFFILQAITLRKYTAQLSLTAIVCFLGTLQSIAVTFVMEHKPNSWTIGWDMNLLAAAYAGIISSGIAYYVQGVVMQQRGPVFVTAFSPLMMVIVAIMGSFILAEKIYVGGVLGAVLIVIGLYSVLWGKYKEYKEKEAEEFLEPIKDCTQNETPIIHDIEANHDGIQTSQSKKINVPAAANTVDTTKI; translated from the exons ATGGAaggaaaaaattgttgttgcACCAGTTTTTATGACAAGGCTAAACCTTACATAGCCATGATATCATTGCAATTTGGGTATGCTGGAATGAATATCATTACCAAAGTTTCTCTCAACAGAGGCATGAGCCACTATGTTTTGGTTGTCTACAGACATGCCTTTGCCACTGCTGTCATTGCTCCTTTTGCCCTCATTCTTGAAAG GAAGGTGAGACCAAAGATCACATTCACTATTTTCATGCACCTATTTGTTCTTGCACTTCTTgg ACCTGTGATTGATCAGAATCTCTACTATGCTGGGCTGAAATTCACTTCTCCAACTTTCTCATGTGCCATGAGCAACATGCTCCCGGCCATGACATTCGTCATGGCAGTCATCTGCAG GATGGAGAAGGTGGACATGAAGAAGGTGAGATGCCAAGCAAAGGTGGTGGGAACACTAGTGACAGTTGGTGGAGCTATGCTTATGACAGTTTACAAAGGGCACGAGATAAACATGGTGTGGTCACACTACACTCACTCAAATGTTCCTGCCCCAAATCAAGAAGATGCGGACAAGGATTGGGTCAGGGGCTCAATTCTTCTCATCATTGCCACTTTTGCTTGGGCTTCCTTCTTCATCCTTCAG GCAATCACATTGAGGAAATACACAGCCCAGCTATCTCTCACAGCCATTGTGTGTTTCTTGGGCACACTTCAATCTATTGCAGTCACATTTGTGATGGAACACAAACCAAATTCTTGGACTATTGGTTGGGACATGAATTTGTTAGCTGCTGCCTATGCT GGTATCATATCCTCAGGGATAGCATACTATGTTCAAGGTGTGGTGATGCAACAAAGGGGGCCTGTTTTTGTCACAGCATTCAGTCCATTGATGATGGTGATTGTAGCCATCATGGGCTCTTTCATCTTGGCTGAGAAGATTTATGTTGGAGG GGTTCTTGGAGCAGTCTTGATTGTGATTGGATTGTATTCTGTTTTGTGGGGAAAATACAAAGAATATAAAGAGAAGGAAGCTGAGGAATTTCTTGAGCCAATAAAGGATTGCACTCAAAATGAGACCCCAATAATTCATGATATTGAAGCAAATCATGATGGAATTCAGACCAGTCAGTCAAAAAAGATTAATGTCCCTGCAGCTGCAAATACTGTGGATACCACTAAAATTTAA